In one window of Tellurirhabdus rosea DNA:
- the galE gene encoding UDP-glucose 4-epimerase GalE, with translation MKILVTGGAGFIGSHTVVELVNAGYEPVIIDNFSNSETSVLDGLRQILGREVICYSEDCNNADALHRIFRDEQIEGVIHFAAYKAVGESVEQPLKYYRNNLDSTMLLLETMQQYGVRNFVFSSSCTVYGQPDQLPVTEATPRKPAQSPYGNTKAICEDIIRDTVAAKAPIRAVALRYFNPIGAHPSGLIGELPLGVPSNLVPFITQAAAGMREKITIFGSDYNTPDGTCIRDYIHVVDLARAHVQALRLLDRQEADSFYDIFNVGTGNGNTVLELIKTFEEVNNLKLNYAIGPRRAGDVEQIYAQVDKVNNVMGWKAELTAADSLRDAWRWQQNLIKK, from the coding sequence ATGAAAATACTGGTAACGGGCGGGGCAGGCTTTATTGGTTCGCATACCGTCGTCGAATTAGTAAACGCCGGATACGAGCCGGTCATTATCGACAATTTCTCCAATTCGGAAACGTCGGTTCTCGACGGGCTCCGGCAGATTCTGGGCCGCGAGGTCATCTGTTATTCCGAAGACTGCAACAACGCCGACGCGCTTCACCGCATCTTCCGTGATGAACAGATCGAAGGCGTGATTCACTTTGCAGCCTACAAAGCCGTCGGGGAATCGGTCGAACAGCCGCTCAAATACTACCGGAACAACCTCGATTCCACGATGCTGCTGCTGGAGACCATGCAGCAGTACGGAGTCAGAAATTTCGTGTTTTCCTCTTCCTGTACGGTCTACGGCCAGCCGGATCAACTGCCGGTGACCGAAGCGACACCCCGCAAGCCCGCCCAGTCGCCCTACGGAAATACCAAAGCCATTTGCGAAGACATCATCCGGGACACGGTGGCGGCGAAAGCACCGATCCGGGCCGTGGCGCTGCGGTATTTCAACCCCATCGGGGCGCATCCGTCCGGGCTGATCGGCGAACTGCCGCTGGGCGTTCCGAGCAACCTGGTGCCGTTTATCACCCAGGCCGCCGCTGGCATGCGCGAAAAAATTACCATTTTCGGGAGCGATTACAACACGCCGGACGGAACCTGCATCCGTGACTACATCCACGTCGTGGACCTGGCCCGGGCGCACGTGCAGGCCCTGCGCCTGCTCGACCGGCAGGAAGCCGACAGCTTCTACGATATTTTCAACGTCGGAACCGGCAACGGCAACACGGTGCTGGAACTGATCAAAACGTTCGAGGAAGTCAATAATCTGAAGCTGAATTATGCCATCGGGCCGCGCCGGGCGGGCGATGTGGAGCAGATTTACGCCCAGGTCGATAAAGTAAATAACGTGATGGGCTGGAAAGCCGAGCTTACCGCTGCCGACAGCCTGCGCGATGCTTGGCGCTGGCAGCAGAATTTAATAAAAAAGTAG
- a CDS encoding transglutaminase-like domain-containing protein, with protein MNDTEIKALISLLDDEDHEITEHVEQRIRELGGQMIPYLETEWEGSFNPVVQKKIEELIHDLQYQSVLERIKIWKEGGGLDLLEGLWIVATYQYPDLSLENLRRDIEQLYYKVWLEVRTDMHPVDQIKTLNNVFFNNLKFAANTKHFHSPANSMINVVLETRRGNPISLCVIYMLIAQKLGIPVYGVNLPSLFVLTYKQGTTQFYINVFNRGLVFSKSDIDHYIGQLNLKQNDTFYQPCSHVDIIRRVLRNLMLAFEKNGDTARVQEVERIMDAIQDEDAAPPMSDYTNK; from the coding sequence ATGAACGATACCGAAATTAAAGCATTAATATCGCTGCTGGACGACGAAGACCACGAAATCACGGAACATGTCGAACAGCGCATCCGGGAACTGGGCGGACAAATGATTCCGTATCTGGAGACCGAATGGGAAGGCAGTTTCAACCCGGTGGTGCAGAAAAAAATCGAGGAGCTGATCCACGACCTGCAGTATCAGTCTGTTCTTGAACGCATTAAAATCTGGAAAGAAGGCGGCGGGCTCGATCTGCTCGAAGGGTTGTGGATTGTGGCGACGTACCAGTATCCGGACCTGTCGCTGGAAAATCTGCGGCGGGACATCGAGCAACTGTACTACAAAGTCTGGCTGGAAGTGCGTACCGATATGCATCCGGTGGACCAGATCAAAACGCTCAATAACGTTTTTTTCAACAATCTGAAATTTGCCGCCAACACCAAGCACTTCCATTCTCCGGCCAATTCGATGATCAATGTGGTGCTGGAAACGCGCCGCGGCAACCCCATTTCGCTCTGCGTGATCTATATGCTGATTGCGCAGAAGCTCGGAATTCCAGTGTACGGCGTTAACCTGCCGAGCCTGTTTGTGCTGACGTACAAGCAGGGTACGACGCAGTTTTACATCAACGTCTTCAACCGCGGACTGGTCTTTTCCAAATCGGATATCGACCATTATATCGGACAGTTGAACCTGAAGCAGAACGACACGTTTTACCAGCCCTGTTCGCACGTGGACATCATCCGGCGGGTCCTGCGCAACCTGATGCTGGCCTTCGAAAAAAACGGCGATACGGCCCGGGTACAGGAAGTAGAACGGATCATGGACGCCATCCAGGACGAGGACGCCGCTCCGCCCATGTCGGATTATACGAACAAGTAA
- a CDS encoding 4'-phosphopantetheinyl transferase family protein — MPLHQMLRLNADCSVALWKIEEEEADLRPLLRLTGEEEQDLSGITHPGQRAEWLACRVAMQYLTSEEGLAYAGLEKDEHGKPHLKSQSARISLSHTHGWAAAALHRTRPVGIDAEPLRKQLKRVVPRVLSDSEIEHAAGDLDRLAVYWCAKEALYKLYGKRQLTFREHLHVEPFADGAERLVGHVRLPEYVVELTIYCLKIGPGLVAVAL; from the coding sequence ATGCCTTTGCACCAGATGCTGCGTCTGAACGCCGATTGCTCGGTGGCGTTGTGGAAAATTGAAGAAGAGGAAGCCGATCTGCGACCGCTTTTGCGTCTGACGGGCGAGGAGGAACAGGACCTGAGCGGCATCACGCATCCCGGCCAGCGGGCCGAATGGCTGGCCTGCCGGGTAGCCATGCAGTACCTGACCAGCGAGGAAGGGCTGGCGTATGCCGGTCTGGAAAAGGATGAACACGGAAAGCCGCATCTGAAAAGCCAAAGCGCCCGGATTTCGCTCTCGCACACCCACGGCTGGGCCGCCGCCGCGCTGCACCGGACACGCCCCGTCGGAATTGATGCCGAACCGCTGCGGAAGCAGTTGAAGCGCGTGGTGCCGCGTGTTTTGTCAGACAGCGAAATCGAGCATGCGGCCGGCGACCTGGATCGCCTGGCCGTGTACTGGTGCGCCAAGGAAGCCCTGTACAAACTGTACGGCAAACGGCAGCTGACCTTTCGGGAGCATTTGCACGTTGAGCCGTTCGCCGACGGGGCCGAGCGGCTGGTGGGCCACGTCCGGCTGCCGGAATACGTAGTCGAGCTGACGATTTACTGTCTGAAAATCGGGCCGGGACTGGTGGCCGTTGCCCTGTAA
- a CDS encoding WD40 repeat domain-containing protein, with product MNVQKIDTFAGHRDCVYALAPGPAPGQFFSSGADGLVVSWQLQRPDLGQLLARVPASVYALAYDPDRNHLWIGQNFDGVHLVDPVTKAEVHSVRITNSAIFDIKFLNNLALVALSDGVLVVMDTAGLPDEAPVVRKHLKASESNARAIAVHPEQPVFAVGYSDAIIRIFDAETLTLRQVLTGHTNSVFTVQYSPDGRFLLSGGRDAHLKVWDVAAGYVPIHDIPAHLYAINHLAYSPDGTLFATGSMDKAVKIWDAATFRLLKVIDRARHAGHGTSVNRLWWSDFRNQLVSCSDDRLISVWEVGR from the coding sequence ATGAACGTCCAAAAAATCGATACGTTTGCCGGGCACCGCGATTGCGTGTATGCGCTGGCTCCCGGTCCGGCGCCGGGGCAGTTCTTCTCGTCGGGGGCCGACGGGCTGGTCGTCAGCTGGCAACTCCAGCGGCCGGACCTCGGGCAACTGCTGGCGCGCGTTCCCGCTTCGGTCTACGCCCTGGCCTACGATCCCGACCGCAACCACCTCTGGATCGGGCAGAATTTCGACGGCGTTCATCTGGTAGACCCCGTTACTAAGGCCGAGGTGCACTCCGTCCGGATTACCAATTCGGCAATTTTCGACATTAAGTTTCTCAACAATCTGGCCCTAGTGGCTCTGTCCGACGGCGTGCTGGTGGTCATGGACACCGCGGGGCTGCCCGACGAAGCGCCCGTCGTCCGCAAGCATCTGAAAGCCTCGGAGAGCAACGCCCGGGCCATTGCCGTGCATCCGGAGCAACCGGTTTTTGCCGTAGGCTACAGCGACGCCATCATCCGGATTTTCGATGCCGAAACCCTGACGCTGCGGCAAGTTCTGACGGGCCATACCAACTCCGTCTTCACCGTTCAGTATTCGCCGGACGGCCGTTTTCTGCTTTCCGGCGGTCGTGACGCTCACCTGAAAGTCTGGGACGTGGCCGCCGGTTACGTACCGATTCACGACATTCCGGCCCATCTGTACGCCATCAACCACCTGGCGTATAGCCCGGACGGAACCCTTTTTGCTACCGGCAGCATGGACAAGGCCGTAAAAATCTGGGATGCCGCCACGTTTCGGCTGCTGAAAGTCATCGACCGCGCCCGCCATGCCGGACACGGCACATCCGTCAACCGGCTCTGGTGGTCCGATTTTCGGAACCAGTTGGTTTCGTGCAGTGACGACCGGCTGATTTCGGTTTGGGAAGTGGGCCGATAA
- a CDS encoding DivIVA domain-containing protein — translation MKITPIEIRQHTFEKALRGYRTDEVEAFLASLSQEWERVLSEQKMLKMQLELAEKELNKLKEIEHTLFKTLKIAEDNSTQMRDQAERASEQLVMEAKTRAEQIEADARKKSALMMQDAENQARFLKDSIANDLRSMEHDFKAMERYRDNLVSQVRTLASNAMDSIERFERKYSQQSMQGKLDELTAQAPADDTAAPAIAAEADDFETVLTTNDTPETPTSPDSYYPEAAAVLDEDPVMAQATEAGEAGLPVVEPIEEPTPPAASHDPDLQPVPEEQSSATKTGGSFFDQI, via the coding sequence ATGAAAATTACGCCCATCGAAATACGTCAGCACACGTTCGAAAAAGCTCTGCGCGGTTACCGGACAGACGAAGTGGAAGCTTTTCTGGCGTCATTATCGCAGGAATGGGAACGCGTTCTGAGCGAACAGAAAATGCTCAAAATGCAGCTCGAACTGGCTGAAAAAGAACTGAATAAATTAAAGGAAATTGAGCATACGCTGTTTAAAACGCTCAAAATTGCGGAAGACAACAGCACCCAGATGCGTGACCAGGCCGAACGGGCTTCCGAACAACTCGTCATGGAAGCCAAAACACGGGCCGAACAGATCGAAGCCGATGCCCGCAAAAAATCGGCCCTGATGATGCAGGATGCCGAAAATCAGGCCCGGTTCCTCAAAGACAGCATTGCCAACGACCTGCGGTCGATGGAGCACGACTTCAAAGCCATGGAACGCTACCGGGACAACCTCGTTTCGCAGGTCCGGACGCTGGCCTCCAACGCCATGGACAGCATCGAACGGTTTGAGCGGAAATACAGCCAGCAGTCGATGCAGGGTAAACTCGACGAACTGACCGCCCAGGCGCCCGCCGACGACACCGCCGCGCCGGCCATAGCCGCCGAAGCCGATGATTTCGAAACCGTTCTGACCACGAACGATACGCCGGAGACGCCGACCTCCCCGGATAGCTATTATCCGGAAGCCGCCGCGGTCCTCGACGAAGACCCGGTGATGGCCCAGGCCACCGAAGCCGGCGAGGCCGGACTGCCTGTCGTAGAGCCGATTGAAGAGCCGACCCCGCCAGCGGCGTCCCACGACCCGGATTTACAGCCCGTTCCGGAAGAGCAAAGTTCGGCGACAAAAACCGGCGGTTCGTTCTTCGACCAGATTTAA
- the folB gene encoding dihydroneopterin aldolase: MGTISLEGLEFFAYHGFYDEEQKIGNKYSVDITVTTDFTEAARRDRLSATVNYEELYRITHEAMQRPARLLEHIAHTIIEEIKKKYPDVASVEVSVSKFNPPVGGVCHRARITLRE; encoded by the coding sequence ATGGGCACTATCTCACTCGAAGGACTTGAATTTTTCGCGTATCACGGTTTTTACGACGAAGAACAGAAGATCGGCAACAAATACTCCGTCGATATCACCGTAACGACCGATTTTACGGAAGCTGCCCGCCGCGACCGGCTTAGTGCAACGGTCAATTACGAAGAGCTTTACCGCATCACCCACGAAGCCATGCAGCGCCCGGCCCGTCTGCTGGAACACATTGCCCACACGATTATCGAAGAAATAAAGAAAAAGTATCCGGATGTCGCCAGTGTCGAAGTGAGCGTTTCCAAGTTCAATCCGCCGGTGGGCGGCGTGTGCCACCGGGCCAGAATTACCCTTCGGGAATAA
- a CDS encoding class I SAM-dependent methyltransferase, whose translation MTCRICGNAEGNALYRAREMMLGTREEFTYFQCRQCLCLQIETIPADLAKYYPTDYNGFAAPRRAVYEGVKGFVRKARYAAALFPNSAFAGLLNSLMQAEQYEILGHVGVRTDSRILDVGCGQGSYLYPLYELGMKNVQGVDPFIPDSLLYPNGYKVEKKFLEDVSGQWDVLIFNHSYEHVPDPLATLQAAARLLADQGTCLIRIPTVSSYAWEHYRTDWFQLDAPRHLYLHSVESMTLLAGQAGLKLIDVRYDSDSAQFVHSEKYKRNIAMYEDASALYSSKVDRKLKKMAYQRQAEKLNQEKKGDQAAFILQKQP comes from the coding sequence ATGACTTGTCGAATTTGCGGAAACGCGGAAGGAAATGCGCTGTACCGGGCACGCGAAATGATGCTCGGGACCCGGGAAGAATTCACCTATTTTCAATGCCGCCAGTGCCTTTGCCTTCAGATTGAAACCATTCCGGCCGATTTGGCGAAGTATTATCCAACGGATTACAATGGCTTTGCCGCCCCGCGGCGGGCCGTCTACGAAGGCGTCAAAGGGTTCGTGCGCAAAGCCCGTTACGCCGCCGCCCTCTTTCCCAATTCCGCTTTTGCCGGACTGCTCAACAGTCTGATGCAGGCCGAACAGTACGAAATTCTGGGTCACGTAGGCGTCCGGACCGACTCCCGGATTCTGGATGTGGGCTGTGGGCAGGGCAGTTACCTTTACCCCCTGTATGAACTGGGCATGAAAAACGTCCAGGGTGTGGACCCGTTCATCCCCGATTCGCTTCTCTACCCGAACGGGTACAAAGTGGAGAAAAAATTTCTGGAAGACGTTTCGGGTCAATGGGATGTGCTGATTTTCAACCACTCCTACGAACACGTTCCCGATCCGCTGGCGACCCTGCAGGCGGCGGCGAGGCTGCTGGCCGATCAGGGGACCTGCCTGATCCGGATTCCCACGGTGTCTTCTTACGCCTGGGAGCATTACCGGACCGACTGGTTTCAGCTCGATGCGCCCCGGCATCTGTACCTGCATTCCGTGGAAAGCATGACCCTGCTGGCCGGGCAGGCAGGGCTGAAACTGATCGACGTGCGATACGACTCCGACAGCGCCCAGTTTGTCCATAGCGAAAAGTACAAACGGAACATTGCCATGTATGAAGACGCCTCCGCTCTGTATTCGTCAAAAGTGGACCGCAAGCTGAAAAAAATGGCGTATCAGCGGCAGGCGGAAAAACTCAATCAGGAAAAGAAAGGCGACCAGGCCGCCTTCATTCTTCAGAAACAGCCCTAA
- the ytxJ gene encoding bacillithiol system redox-active protein YtxJ, which translates to MNWNKLQDGAQLEAIKQESAGQPVLIFKHSTRCSISAMALSRLERSWNEAAGIKPYYLDLISYRSVSNQVAEEFEVEHQSPQVLLIQNGECVYDASHMAISFDSLKDQVVQA; encoded by the coding sequence ATGAATTGGAATAAACTGCAAGACGGAGCGCAGCTCGAAGCAATTAAACAGGAGTCGGCCGGACAACCGGTTTTGATCTTCAAACACAGTACCCGCTGTTCGATCAGCGCCATGGCGCTGAGCCGCCTCGAACGGAGCTGGAACGAGGCCGCGGGAATCAAGCCTTACTACCTGGATTTGATCTCGTACCGTTCGGTTTCCAATCAGGTTGCCGAAGAGTTCGAAGTGGAACACCAGTCGCCGCAGGTGCTGCTGATTCAGAACGGGGAGTGCGTGTACGACGCTTCGCACATGGCGATTTCGTTTGACAGTCTGAAAGATCAGGTGGTACAAGCCTGA
- a CDS encoding 3-deoxy-D-manno-octulosonic acid transferase, translating to MFSFVYTLSIRLYGAALRLASPFHAKARLAAAGRRDLLARIQQALSGNTAPVAWFHAASLGEFEQGRPVMEAFRAQYPEYKILLTFFSPSGYEIRKNYAGADYIFYLPLDTPDNARQLIEAVRPAIAFFIKYEFWYNYLRELHQRGVPTLSFSAIFRPGQVFFKPYGGPYRKLLTYFDHILVQNKESDELLRSLGLTAVTRAGDTRFDRVAQIVANKKPILIAEAFKEDTPLLVIGSAWQADMDVLIPVLNAFDKPLKVIIAPHEIHDAEIERWRGQLSGKSVRYSEVVQAGRDQSAVQDSRYLIIDNIGMLTSLYQYGDFAYVGGAFGKGLHNILEPATFGMPLFFGPRYEKFQEAVDLVRLGGAFSVGNSEHLRVAFERIYGDKQAHTAAAKASADYVASGVGATALVMEVTQKVISQRLSKNTQ from the coding sequence TTGTTTTCTTTCGTTTATACCCTTTCCATTCGGCTTTACGGCGCCGCCCTCCGGCTGGCGTCTCCGTTTCACGCCAAAGCCCGGCTGGCAGCGGCCGGGCGGCGGGACCTGCTCGCCCGGATTCAGCAGGCGTTGTCCGGCAATACAGCTCCTGTGGCCTGGTTCCATGCCGCTTCGCTGGGCGAGTTTGAGCAGGGGCGGCCGGTCATGGAAGCCTTCCGCGCGCAATACCCGGAGTACAAAATCCTGCTTACCTTCTTCTCGCCCTCGGGCTACGAGATTCGGAAAAATTATGCCGGAGCCGATTACATCTTCTACCTCCCGCTCGATACACCCGACAACGCCCGGCAATTGATCGAGGCCGTCCGGCCCGCCATCGCCTTTTTTATCAAGTACGAATTCTGGTACAATTACCTCCGCGAACTGCACCAACGCGGTGTGCCGACCCTTTCCTTTTCGGCCATTTTTCGGCCCGGTCAGGTCTTTTTCAAACCCTACGGCGGTCCCTACCGAAAGTTGCTGACGTATTTTGATCACATTCTGGTCCAGAACAAAGAGTCCGACGAGCTGCTGCGGAGCCTGGGACTTACGGCCGTCACCCGGGCAGGCGACACGCGTTTCGACCGGGTGGCGCAGATTGTCGCGAACAAAAAACCCATTCTAATTGCCGAAGCGTTCAAAGAAGACACCCCGCTTCTGGTGATTGGCAGCGCCTGGCAGGCCGATATGGATGTGCTGATTCCGGTCCTCAACGCTTTCGACAAACCGCTGAAGGTGATCATCGCTCCGCACGAAATCCACGACGCCGAAATCGAACGCTGGCGCGGTCAGTTGTCCGGCAAATCCGTTCGTTACTCCGAAGTTGTTCAGGCCGGACGCGATCAGTCGGCCGTTCAGGACTCCCGTTATTTAATCATCGACAACATCGGCATGCTTACGTCCCTGTACCAGTACGGCGACTTTGCGTACGTGGGCGGGGCGTTTGGCAAAGGGCTGCACAACATCCTCGAACCGGCCACGTTCGGCATGCCGCTGTTTTTCGGGCCGCGTTACGAAAAATTTCAGGAGGCGGTGGATTTGGTACGGCTTGGCGGCGCTTTTTCGGTCGGGAACTCTGAGCACCTCCGGGTCGCTTTTGAGCGGATTTACGGGGATAAACAGGCGCACACGGCCGCGGCAAAGGCCTCGGCGGATTATGTGGCTTCGGGAGTGGGCGCCACGGCTCTGGTCATGGAAGTAACTCAAAAAGTCATTTCGCAACGTTTATCAAAGAATACCCAGTAA
- the rsgA gene encoding ribosome small subunit-dependent GTPase A has product MQSALVIRSTGSWYDIRTGDGHTYRARLKGKFKIAGLKVTNPIAVGDRVRYEVEDETENTAVILNIEPRENYIIRQSVHKTAHGHILAANLDQAVLIVTLTMPRTSLGFIDRFLITAESFRIPTTLVFNKTDTLSEEGLAYQQEIRDLYEGIGYATLSTSATEGTGVQDFQELLGGKITLLSGHSGVGKSSLVNAIAPDLNLRTNEVSTFANKGVHTTTFAEMFELGPDTFIIDTPGIKELGLADMSKEEISHYFPEMRDRLNQCRYHNCLHVNEPGCAIKEAVGEGEIAESRYWSYLSMISGEDNRR; this is encoded by the coding sequence TTGCAGTCAGCTCTCGTCATACGCTCCACCGGCTCCTGGTACGACATTCGCACCGGGGACGGCCACACCTACCGCGCCCGGTTGAAAGGTAAATTCAAAATCGCCGGGCTGAAAGTAACCAACCCGATTGCCGTGGGCGACCGGGTCCGGTACGAAGTGGAAGACGAAACCGAAAACACGGCCGTCATCCTGAATATCGAACCCCGCGAAAATTACATCATCCGGCAGTCGGTCCACAAAACGGCGCACGGACATATTCTCGCCGCCAACCTTGATCAGGCCGTCCTGATCGTCACGCTCACCATGCCGCGGACTTCGCTCGGGTTCATCGACCGTTTTCTGATTACAGCCGAATCATTTCGCATCCCGACCACGCTGGTTTTCAACAAAACAGACACGCTGAGCGAAGAAGGGCTGGCCTACCAGCAGGAAATCCGGGACCTTTACGAAGGCATCGGATACGCCACCCTGTCCACCTCGGCCACCGAAGGAACGGGCGTGCAGGACTTTCAGGAACTGCTCGGCGGCAAAATCACGCTTCTGTCGGGCCATTCGGGCGTCGGGAAGTCCTCGCTGGTCAACGCCATTGCCCCAGATCTGAATCTGCGGACGAACGAAGTTTCGACTTTTGCCAACAAGGGTGTCCACACGACCACCTTTGCCGAGATGTTCGAATTGGGACCCGATACCTTCATCATCGACACGCCGGGCATCAAGGAACTGGGTCTGGCCGATATGTCGAAAGAGGAAATCAGCCATTATTTTCCCGAAATGCGCGACCGCCTGAACCAGTGTCGTTACCACAACTGCCTGCACGTCAACGAACCGGGCTGCGCCATCAAGGAAGCCGTGGGCGAAGGCGAGATTGCCGAGAGCCGTTACTGGAGTTACCTGAGCATGATCAGCGGCGAGGACAACCGCCGGTAA
- a CDS encoding TspO/MBR family protein, translating to MSRTLAARTANWAETIQPKRFKWYHAALFFAAVTVAAGLSARSSRQRSREQQHEDDQDFYRKQKLPVWAPPAGLFGPAWTLNTLCLTWAGLRLLNKPGWFPNRRALLLLQALHWLDFTTFGYVYFRRKSPILALVWTPADALLNTAAYTLARPYDRRLANAYLPVMAWTWFATSVAAYQALYNPDRGLGLEAPIQLWEGEKAPFEDEETAGEPQAHLSDYSSL from the coding sequence ATGTCGCGTACTCTGGCCGCCCGAACGGCAAACTGGGCCGAAACTATTCAGCCGAAGCGATTTAAGTGGTACCATGCCGCCCTGTTCTTTGCGGCCGTAACGGTAGCGGCGGGCCTGTCGGCTCGCAGCAGCCGGCAGCGGAGCCGGGAACAGCAGCACGAAGACGATCAGGATTTTTACCGAAAGCAGAAACTGCCCGTCTGGGCGCCACCCGCCGGGTTGTTCGGTCCGGCCTGGACGCTGAACACCCTCTGCCTGACCTGGGCGGGGCTGCGGCTGCTGAACAAACCCGGCTGGTTTCCGAACCGGCGGGCGCTGCTGCTGCTGCAGGCGCTGCACTGGCTGGATTTCACAACTTTTGGTTACGTGTATTTCCGCCGCAAAAGTCCGATTCTGGCGCTGGTCTGGACGCCGGCCGATGCCCTGCTGAACACGGCGGCCTATACGCTGGCCCGGCCTTACGACCGGCGGCTGGCCAACGCCTACCTGCCCGTCATGGCCTGGACCTGGTTTGCCACTTCCGTAGCGGCTTATCAGGCGTTGTACAATCCCGATCGGGGCCTGGGGCTGGAGGCTCCCATCCAGTTGTGGGAAGGGGAGAAAGCTCCGTTCGAGGATGAGGAGACGGCCGGAGAGCCGCAGGCGCATTTAAGCGATTATTCTTCTTTGTAA
- a CDS encoding cystathionine beta-synthase — protein MKYYNSIIDTIGNTPLVKLNKVTKGIRGTILAKVEYFNPGQSVKDRIAIRMLEDAEKAGVIRPGGTIIEGTSGNTGFGLALAAIGKGYKCIFTMADKQSKEKIDILRAVGAEVVVCPTNVAPEDPRSYYSVAKRLNQEIPNSFYPNQYDNLSNTAAHYDSTGPEIWRDTDGKITHFASGVGTGGTICGTAKFLKEQNPDVVTIGLDTYGSVFKKYKETGIFDEGEIYPYLTEGIGEDILPKNVDFSMIDHFVKVTDKDAAIMARRLSREEGLFIGWSCGTAVHGALEWAKDNLKDDDVMVILLPDHGTRYLAKIYNDVWMKDHGFLESREFATARDIIHSKNGSAKLTTVSRSATVAEAIRTLNQRGISQIPVTDEQDHIVGSLTDSTILSKLIEDPAIKDVPVSEVMDKPFKFVGLDNTVDVLSSLIDRENKALLVRDETEQVHIITQADLLAAMTT, from the coding sequence ATGAAGTACTATAATTCCATCATCGACACCATCGGCAATACCCCGCTGGTCAAACTCAATAAGGTGACCAAGGGCATCCGGGGGACGATTCTGGCGAAAGTCGAATATTTCAACCCCGGTCAGTCCGTGAAAGACCGCATTGCCATCCGGATGCTCGAAGACGCCGAAAAGGCGGGCGTCATCCGGCCGGGCGGAACCATCATCGAAGGCACCTCCGGCAATACGGGCTTCGGGCTCGCCCTCGCCGCCATCGGAAAAGGCTACAAATGCATTTTCACGATGGCTGACAAACAGTCGAAGGAGAAAATCGACATCCTGCGCGCGGTGGGGGCCGAAGTCGTCGTGTGCCCGACCAACGTAGCCCCGGAAGATCCGCGCTCGTACTACTCCGTCGCCAAACGGCTGAATCAGGAAATCCCGAACTCGTTTTATCCCAACCAGTACGACAACCTCTCCAACACCGCCGCCCATTACGACTCGACCGGCCCGGAAATCTGGCGGGACACGGACGGCAAAATCACGCATTTCGCCTCGGGCGTCGGGACGGGCGGCACCATCTGCGGCACGGCCAAATTCTTGAAAGAACAGAATCCGGACGTTGTCACGATCGGCCTCGACACCTACGGCTCGGTGTTCAAGAAGTACAAGGAGACGGGAATTTTCGACGAAGGCGAGATTTATCCGTACCTGACCGAAGGCATCGGGGAGGATATTCTTCCCAAAAACGTCGATTTTAGCATGATCGATCATTTTGTCAAAGTGACCGATAAAGACGCGGCGATCATGGCCCGGCGTCTGTCGCGGGAGGAAGGGCTGTTTATTGGCTGGTCGTGCGGAACGGCCGTGCATGGGGCGCTCGAATGGGCGAAAGATAACCTGAAGGACGACGACGTGATGGTGATTCTGCTGCCCGACCACGGCACGCGCTACCTCGCCAAGATTTACAACGACGTCTGGATGAAAGACCACGGCTTCCTCGAAAGCCGGGAGTTTGCCACCGCCCGCGACATTATCCACAGCAAGAACGGCAGTGCCAAACTGACCACCGTCAGCCGCAGCGCCACCGTGGCCGAGGCCATCCGGACGCTCAACCAGCGCGGCATTTCCCAGATTCCGGTTACCGACGAGCAGGACCACATCGTCGGCAGCCTGACCGATTCGACCATCTTAAGCAAACTCATTGAAGACCCCGCCATCAAGGACGTGCCCGTCAGCGAGGTCATGGACAAGCCGTTCAAGTTCGTCGGGCTCGACAACACGGTGGACGTGCTTTCGTCCCTGATTGACCGCGAAAACAAGGCGCTGCTCGTGCGGGACGAAACGGAGCAGGTGCATATCATTACACAGGCCGACCTGCTGGCCGCGATGACCACTTAG